Within the Salvia hispanica cultivar TCC Black 2014 chromosome 4, UniMelb_Shisp_WGS_1.0, whole genome shotgun sequence genome, the region GAAAAAACAACCAAAAGTCGTCACCAAGCTTCGATCTCCTCTTTTCCGATTTCAATTACTAAGCAACTCTAGTTTACAGAGTGGATCCACCAAtccaaatcaataaaaaaacaaatgagagCAGGCTCTCCAGCTAACTACTGCTCAGCCAAACGAAACTCCGCAGAAAACTCACCACAGAAACAAGTTAAAAAATCACTGCGAAAGAAATCTCAGCTTCAATAAATCAGTCCAGTAACCCTAACTCTGGTTCTAAATCGAGGAAGTTCAAGAgagaacaaaagaaaagaggCTTAAAAGAGGCTTTTTGTGTAGAACGAGAATTTGTCGCTTTGAAGGTTGGGGAGAAAAAATCTTAGTTAATTGGCAAGTTGGGTTAAGTTAAACAAAATGAAGAGCCAATAAACCTCCACGTGGCGGTTGGGAGTTGGAGTATCGGAACTCGTGGCTGAGATAGCTGTTGGAGATACGATCTGTTTCAGCCTTCTGATTGGTCCAATGATTGCGAGGGGAATTGTGCGGATGACACGTGTCAGTGGAGCCAGCGTACAGTGGGCCACGTGTATTGTGGACACGATTTGTATCCCTATGCACATTACCACCGTTGATTtgtgaataaaagaaaattgtactataactttataaaaacaaatagagGGTGATGATATGCACAACATCTCTGCTGTGCATTTTGCCATAGCATGGGATCCAAGTCCCAGCTCAAGACTGGCTTCTGAGTTTGTGCCACACTTGCTCCTTTTTATTCCGATTATTAACAtatttggaaacaataaatgtatgtgaccaaattttgtacaatcaaaaactagtttatttgaaaagtatatgtttatttatgcatttaattaaaatatatggatgcatATATACTTACAtagaaagtgcataatattatggttgtatattttttatttgtgtataatttttttacttttttggaatcataaatgtaattagtgcatactttaattcaaatttttaaaaaaatagaaagaaaattcaaatataaaaataaaaaataaagttaaaggCTAATAAGTCTTTTTTACTTGTCCACCTACTATATCTATTactttaatatatactccatctgtcccattaaaaatgcaacgttttccttttttggttgtcccattaaaaatgaaacgtttccttaaatggaaacaactctatctctactttttcatctctcttactttactctctcttcattaactcacaaaacaacactacataaaatctcgtgccgattctcaaatgttgcattttaagtaggacggagggagtacttaatacatcaaattattaatataaaccttattttagttgtacaaatcataaacaaaatttggaaatgatTAGTTGCTTATTAGTGATTTTTCTGTTTgtaaagtagtactactaaatacTTATTAGGATTTAGGGTgcatacaaaattttattgagaaattatagtactccctccgtctcaaagATTTtctacaatttaattttacgtGTCGagtgaaaagaataaaataaaagaaaaagaataaaatagatataaaaggtgtttctatttttagtaatagaTCATCTttgttgggacaaactaaaaaaggaaatgaatcATCTTTAATAAGATAAAAGGAATATCATGCAAGAATAACATCGAGTGgaaaataaacacaaacatatGTGTTAAGAGTCTAAATTGTCACAAGCTACTTATTCTAATGTATTTATCAATTAACTTTGGACGAAGGATTACTATAATTTGTTGTAATGGCAGAATTATGATCCAATTCATTTTAatcttttgatatttttctgaaaaaaaatatgtttttagttAAAGAATCTTTGTCACATGACACTTTCTCCAAATACAAATACACAAGATTATGACAGCTCGCCCGGAAATTGGGAGCACTACACAAGAATTCTAACACCGAAAATGACTAgcacaattttaaattcctTATATCTCTCTATCCCTATCCCGTAATAAGAATTCACATTTTAAGTGTGacagaatataaaaaatataaagaaaaatgattaaaaaaaataataaaatatgaatctcatatttatatactagttttataatgaaatactATATGGGAATGAATTTATGGAGTGTAAAACTTACTTATCATTTACTGTAAATGTGAAAGTGGACTCTTATTAAAGAACAAATCAAAATGACTAAGTTTACTCttattatgagacggagggagtatttaaaaaaaaaacatgatatttttaactaaagaaatttattaatatttatagtgtccatgaattaatagtttttatcaatatttatagtgtccatgaattaatagttttaattaaaaaatttgttgatatttaaaaatcaaaatttaaaatttaattttataaattaaatctaatattgaaataaagaataaagtgaaggatgacaaaagagaagaagaatgataattttgaaataatatcagatttaatacataaccaaaataatatcagatttaaaatgttaaaagtgtaaaaagaccaaattgctcAAACCTccccaaaacccctcaaaGGGGCATTTTCGTATcaaaacagtgcaaaaggaccgtttttgatattaacccttagtccagggactgctggtgatatttttaaagtccatgGACTATTTATGAGATAACctcatagtccagggaccatttttgtagttcactcgattaattttcttctttgacTTAAAAATTGCTGAAAAATGTTGGGGTTAAAATGTgggtattttattattgattaaactacataaatggtacctaatctttcactttcgcacgtaaatggtacctgatctttattttatactcccttgttccatagtaatagagtcattttgtcattttggtacgttccatagtaatagagtcattttcctttttagtaaaagtcaacacatttttccacacctattttactccctcttactttattttctcttcatctctctaccttttttcattttccactttaccctctctttacttaactcacctaacacaatttttcttaatctccgtgccgaaaagaaacgtctacattactatagaacggagcgagtattgttttttatatctataaatcacatttttggtacctgatgcaattttcttttcaaaataccctttaaacaaatatatattttccatttatatcATAGATGGTATTTTGGgcatacataaaattagtaccaaaagtgatattataatatcttttctcattctcctcactctttatgctattattattattaataaaaaataatcacatatttttggtacttaattgaaattttcaaaatatcctccatgaaaaaaatcacatgtttggtacctagggttatttttgtcacgaggtaccaaaaacgatataaaataaagatcaggtactatttatgtgcgaaagtgaaaaatCAAGTACcgtttatgtagttcactctttattattttattatccgCCACCAGTTGTACACTTCTAACTCTTTGCTTCGTATTAGATTCactctttattattttattatccgCCACCAGTTGTACCCTTCTAACTCTCTGCTTTGTATTAGATGCCAATGAGAACTAATAATATGTAAGCACAGCCTAGTTATTTCCTAGTCCCACATGTGTATCATCAAATTCCAAATCAAATGCAGGATAGGACCAAAGAGTGCAAGGAACAATCTGAGTGGAAAATGACTTAAACTTgagaaaataaggaataagTAAAATGTAACATTCATATTCTTTGCAAGAGTGAAAcatctattaattaaaattcggCGTTCAAGGAAACAATAGATGTTGTCAAGGTACATGGACAACAAAATAGGAGTACATTGCCATTGCAACTGAGAGCTAGGAGATAGTAGAAAGTTATGAGTCACATGCTTCTCCATCTCTAAACTCTTCTTAGGAGCTGGATGCTATGATATTGGAATATGCAAATATTGCCACAAAACACAAAAGGTGTATATAATATGGAACGGATCAACCACGACTTTCCATTTATAGATCCACCCTAACAACAACATTTACTTACCAGAAACTAAGATTGTACATCACCTCCTCAAAAGCTTTTGAGAGAAAATCCTCTTTGAGTAGGGACTGTTACGCGACACTGTCTTGTAAGATTCAATAGCGTCAACCAAGGAATTGTGGAGGGGTCCCTGATATCAAACCAATTAGTCTCTTTGGTGaatgaaacttttaaaaagattATCTGCTTCTCTCAGGCTGTGCTTTTGTTTAGCAAGTTTATGATAGGTTTAAATAACCATTCATCTGTCTTAGTCCATATAAGGATGGTGTTCACTGTCAAGTGCTATGCTAGACTTATACATTAGATGGTCCCATTTCTTAGAAAGCACTGTGAGAATTTAAGCAAAATCTAGTGACTGTTTATTGGAGTACCTCAGAAACACGCAGAGCTCTTTGGACAACGTAGTTTGCATGTGGATCCTGAAGCAACTGATCGAAGTAAGGAGCAGAGAGCAATTCGTGGATGATATTTGTCCGGGTTTCCTCATTACATACCAAAAGACACTTTTCAACAACGTGGCTGCTGAACTTTTGTGAAGACAGGTGCACGTAGTTTCCCTCAAACTGAGATGTCAATTTGGATGTGGCAGATGGGATTTTCAGCTCCAAAATAAACTGAATTACATAATTTCTgcatcaaaaattcaaatttgactTTTTAGGAAATGCAGAAACAATGTAACAGAACAAGAATCAAGAAACACACAAGTCAAAAGAGTAAAACAATGATAATTTAGATATCACATATGCATGTTATGGTTGTTAACTGCACtttggaaaaaagaataaaattcaGCAATTATCAAACGAAAAGAGGTCTGGGAACCAGTTGAAAATACCAGcacacataatttaatttaattacccAAATGCATCTTCTGCAAGCAGAAGTCCATTGGCTGAAATCTCTGCAACCAAATTTTCCTGATGCTCCCCAGTAGAATGGCTGATGCACCGTTGTAGAACACAGCATCCATGCTGATGTGTtgcaatatcaacacagtacTTTGCAGCGGCAACAAAAATGAACTGAAAATAGAATGGCACAAGCTTTAGTTCAGAAAAAGACAGATTGATACAAAACCTTAAGTTTGCCAACTAAATTGAGACCTCTCTCTACCCACATGAAAAACTTGTGATTGATGAGAAGTCATATTATCATATCAAAAAGTGATCCAGAACTGTATAAAAAACTCAAAGTCAATGTTGTAGCAATATCTCTCCTCTCTTTTCCAAGTGCAACTTTCACTGACTATATCTAAATTCGCCTTTACTCAGAAGTTCTTCCTATTAACCTATAAATTTGGACTGGTTAGATCTGTTCATATAGTCCAATCTTGCACACCAATCTGATTAATCCGAAGCATTTATATTCAGTTCTCCGCCGGAGGGATGAGGAAAGCAACTAACGTCTTGCTGCAAACATGAATCATTCTATAATGAAAGTGGATCGGAAATACTATGTGATGAAATAGAGTTGCCAACCACAAAAAACTCTTGCACATCAAAAGGAAAACACAAAGTGACAACCAAAGAAAATCTTTGTGATGGTAGTTTCAGCAAGTGTAATGACCAAAAATGCATACATATGAAAGAAATAACAGAAACAGATTTAGCTAACAATCTACATGAAATTATTCGCAGCAAAATGGATCTTATCAACCCAAAGGTGATGTCCAAGAAATGACAGGTGACATGTAGGAAATGAGAAACCAACGACAAGCAACATGATACCATACAATGGGGATTTAGATGGGCAATTACCTTACTATCTTCACCTGGGAAGCATTGCAAGCACCTCTGGATAACATGATTACCATTTAAATCTTTAATCAGAGCTAGAAATCCAGATTCCAGTGCTGAAATAACTAGGGAAATTTGTTGCTTTGTCTTGAGAGTTTCAATCAACTTCTGGACCACACGAGTGCTGATACAAAAACAACAGATTAGCTAAAAGACCTGCAGAAAAAAGAGAGTGAAATACGATTCATACAGCATATACCCGTGTGTATTTAAAGAGATCCTAACTAGCTCCCCAGGCTCCTCAGTCACCCTAAATAGTATGTGCATTCGTTGCTCTTCATTGCACACTTCCAACAATTTTTGCATGAGATAATTTCCAAAAGGGTTCATCATCAATTCAACTGCATGATCAATTATCTCATCGAATATAATCTGTACGTCCACAGAAGTTCCGTCATCAAACATCCTCTGCAAGAATCGACAACCTTGTTGATCCTTTGCTATGTGATAGATGTATCCTTGTGCTTCAGCAAGAGAGCTAAACTTTGTTGGTCGGCTGAAAGGGAAATGCATCTTGGGGCTCTGGCAGCCATTTTGCATTGCAGCAGTATGGAGATGGTCATCCAGCTGTGACCTCCTCTCGTGAGTCTTCCACGCACCAATCCCATGATGGAAACTCTTGGTGTTGTGCTCCCCCAGATGTGCGTGCCTGGTAATCTCGTAATTGACCCCTTCCCCCTGAATGATTAAACTATCTTCCCTGCCAAAGGGCTCAACACTCCCTCGAGGCACTATGACATGCAGAGGCACCTTGTTTCTTCCATTAGGTGGCGTGTGCTGGTAATGAATCAAACTCTCTTCATTATAACGTGGCGACAGCTGCGCCATATGGGCCATGTTAGATGGATAAAAAGAATCACTAGCTTGAATCACGGTCTTCCTGCTTTGCGAAGGATGTAACAATGAATTTCCAACTAACGGATTATCTAAAGAAGGCGATGCATTAGGCACCACGAATCCCATTGGGAAACTGTTGTTAGCCAAACCATTATGCCTATGAAACTGAGGACCTGAAGCAATGCTACCAAAATCCGACCAACTAAACATTCTATCAGATTGACTAGGGGAACACCGTGATCCCAACAAATTCGCCATCCTCTGATCATACGGCATTTCCACCATTCCAGAAGCAGCCTCCCCTTCGAAGCTGACACCCTTCCTTGGAACAGAGACGTTAAAACTAGTCCTATAATTATCAGAAGCTCCATACTTGTCAAAACTCCGGCTACTCCCATTAGGCGATTGATCACGATACTGGACACGGTACGGCGGTGCAGACGCCCCCTCTAGCTCATCTCTAACACACATTCTACCAAAGTTCcgatataaattgaaacaatcAACTAGACTGCCCTCGTTTCCCTTTTTCAAATCCACACAGAATCCACCCCCAGAAATGTTGAAATCGTCGAATTGGGGAGGGGATAATGATCCAATATCTGAATGTGATAAGCTAGAGGAGTAACCGGAGAAAGCGCTGACAGGGGAGGATTCATCATTTCCAAGAGGagtattaatagtattattatgaAGACTCGTCACACATGATGCATGACCATAACCGTGATCAACGAGATTATTGTGATGATTGGTGACATTGTGAAGCATTTCCTGAAGATTAAACGGTGCTGTTGCATGAGGGATCTCGCCCAATAACATGTCTAATTCGTCAGCATCCTTCATGTCTTTTTTTCTCActactctttctctctcttctcacCACTCAGATACACAACAACCAATAAAAAGGAATACTAACAACAACAGATTGCAGAAAACAGCATATAACAAGACAGAAATTGAAGATTCGAAATACCCGATCAAGGAGAGGAGGAAGCAATGAAAAGCCAGTAGTGATTAGCGCTTTTTAGATCTGAGAAACCAAAAGTCGTAATGATAATTATggtgaaatgaaaaaaaaagggggttgggttgggatggtgaaatttcaaaaaaaggaaaataaaataaaagatttatgattttggttttcCTCCATTTTTGTAAAGGGTTTTGGGTTTTCTTTTCTCGTGTGTAGATGATAGTAGGTGAAGCATGCAAAGATGAAGGTTTTACATACTTTTACACACACTGCTAATCACACCATTAAAGATGTAGAAAAAGGAACAAcaccctctctctcttctctctaattCTCCCTTTGCCtacatttatacatatatattatattccTTTATGAAATTTTCCTGATTGGTAAAGAAATTGTAGAGTAAAATTTAGCTGGCGGGACACGCAGACACTGCTACTGTAGTGCTTTTTCCTCAAACGGTTGTACGAGAAAATTTcagaaacagaaaaagaaaattatagtatttaagaatttaaaaccaaaatgttagtatgattttaattgaatataaatgtGAGAAAAAACAAAGGAAACGAACTAGCCTACAGATCTTCAACTGCCTCTCCTTTTTTCTCTGCTATTCACATGGTTGAAGATTGAATCAATTTTCCTCGcaacaaaattcaatttgaatcttttttgcatcattttctcattcaattaaaataaattaggcATTATTTAGGAAAAAGTTTGTACCAAAAGTCTCATTTATAaccatatattatataataattgtgCATTGTAACCGAAACATGATTACTGAATGTACTCGAACTAGTTGATTatcaaaatctgaaaatttaATCTCTTTCAACATTTTGACCTACATGCCTGATTGccttataaattataattgtatGCATTTATTAAGTCGAAGGTGAAATGCAGATAAAATTTGAAGAGGATGTCTATTGTGttataaatttagaaatgGTATACGATTGAGATCAGTTTTTAAGTAAACAACATCAATGTTACGTTTGATTATATTGGGGAAATTGAAGAGGAGTATCAAGGTTAAATAATAGAGTTGTGGACCATATAATGTCACAATCCACTAGTCATGTACTGATAGGGCATTATGTTTTGCCAGAATCCAAAAATGGCTTCATGTTAAGGAGCCTTGCTTCCATATacaaataacattaaaatatagctattttatattttcccaTTTAATTATCTCGTGGACCATTCATATATATGTGTCTATTTAATTCCCATTATTTATGCAAGTGTAGTTGGATTATAACTTGTTATAAGGCTGTGAATGGTAAAAAAACAATGTGGGAGATGAGTGATAGTGTGAAAAGAATCGGAAATGAGAATGAAATAAAGTGTGAGTTTCTCTGTTtatgttataatttgattgttttcttgcattttgattattcttttaataaacTAATTGCATTGGCTAATTACTAAACATTGTAATTGTAAGAATTCTCTGGCATGTTTCTTCATTCATGTAGTTTAATTTCTGTAGTTGAACTATGAGTCTCAGTCAAAGtttaatactccatgtttaacaagtatatttaatatgaaTCTTAAATTAGTCAAATATTACTTTATAGCGTTTCATAACGTGTTGTGTGTATTATCGTGTGTCATAACTCATATAGcataatgtttattttggtGCTATTTTTCTTATCTATGCACGAGATagagattttttaaattattattttggtatatgtttagattattttcaaattaaaaatattattgataaatttattcttgATTAAATATGAATGTTAAAACATAGAGGAGGTGGAAGCAACGTTAGTTTTTACAGACTTAAATACTTAAATGTGAAAGGTagactccctccgtccgtccgccaataaatatcatatttcacttttaccatatttgaTAAGTGaaccttagagcatccgcaatggtcggctagcgaccggctagccgatcggctagccgaaccattgcaatcggcgagaacgaaatcggcgagcggatcggcgtgggctggccgatcgctcgtcgctggccgaagcgctggccgatcggctagccgccattgtggcggcccgatcggccagcgctattttttattttttatttttaattctttttttaattctttttttaatttttttttaattctttttttaaattttttttgtattcttttttttaaatttttgaaaaactatataaacgcgattttctctatctctaaatttctgtacaagagcaacatctagcgatggacaacaacaactagcccaatacaaaattaagacctaaaataaaaacccccgttcggctagcggcaaactataacggattcaaggcatactaacatttttttatgtatttttttaataaattagtgaggagtaaagtggggcggtggctcgtgtgtggaagcccggatatttttttattatgcaattttttttatttttttatttttagttaatgtactttttttaaaaaataaaattaatgaattttcccgtatatgtctcgtaaatttaattcggtaATTTAATCGTGATTTTAATACCGtaaatgtattatattttgaattatttttattacggctggcctaaatctgatgtggcaggtggattttttagtgttgctgacgtggcaggggagagaatggctagcctattgctggcctattGCTGGTCTATgtaccattgcggatgctcttacattccactaactcataacactcacattttattataaaactaatatataaaagtatgtcACACATTCTACCAACTTCTCTACCTACTTTCCttcataaagtcaaacaatttccaaaaaaacGTGTCGGTCAAATATGAGTCATTTAAtggcagacggagggagtatatacaaTGGAGTATCAGCGTGGGACTCCATATTACAATTACCTATCATACTATAAGAGATTTGTCGAGCATGTAAagtattcataaaatttaatatgtcGTGTATATAATCTGTacttaaaaatttgattttccaCAAACATTATAAGCCATACatctaatttaaaaagtaattgCACTTAACATATAAGTATATAGATATGTGAGTGTACATacaatatactaataatagtaattaaaaataaaaatattaatcgaGTGAAACGAATTATTTTTCAGCCTcccataaaaaaatcatagcCAGCTAACAGCGTATCATTTAAGGGTGTGTTTTTTTTGGCAAGGAGGCGAGTGAGTATATTAGTAGAATTAGGAATTGAAAGAGGCAAGACGTTAACTCTTTACCTACTTGTATGGTTTGCAGTAAATAATAGCAATAGCATCATAATTACTCTCCAagttttttttaccataaatattaaTCTATACCTATAGCTCTATCACTCTATACCCATATTGTACATATCTATTTATGTTTACCTATCTATACTTTTTCTGCAAGCTTTACTATTTTACATATGTACATAATGTTTCGTtattaatggagtattaaagtTAGGACATCTTCatcaaatttgataataatataCAACCCTTATTGATACCAATTTTCACTTTAGTCATAATTTTATGATCGTAGTACAATAATACAACTCTGTGCAGTGATGGATCCATATTTTATCAGttactactacaatttatCACTTGAAGATATATACAAAGGGTTGCGTTAGTGTCCTTTTATAGAATGCGTTtgacttttaaaaattaccaGTTGGCAGTCTTCTAATTTGGTGGATTAACTGAtatattttgaacttgtttAAAAGTATTAAATTGGGTATTTAAGACTACGAGTCTCGAGcgtttaaatttattaaatattaactCAGAGATTAGGTtgctaataaatttattttttactgtTTGAATGTTTCTTGCACTCTGTTTTGATGTTTTCACTCATGGATTTGTTGAGTAGTTGTGTTGTTAAGCCTAACGTTGTTATTGAAGCGAAAGGGAGTACTTTTtgtctttaaatttattatctacttaatatttaatgatttaaatgatcATTTATCCACTCATCAGATGAATAATATGTGCTACTCCGTACATGTATTTTATcagaaaataatttcataaaaatgcATTTGTTTGAATCAAGGAGCTTGTCATTGGAGTAGTATGTGATTGAATGTTGGTTATATTGTGTTAGTATATgtattattaataatgaattaaacaattgttaattttattatagaatattaaaatgagagtaaaatgaaatagtgGAATGCGGaacacattttctaaatatataagtaaacTGAAAGTGTAATGACAGACAAAtgtaaatagaaataaaaaagtgagagaaaatttgtatagaaattaaattatttttggtggaaggactaaaatagaaaaaaaatctaatcatttttcattgatagataaaatatataaaattataacgTAAAAGCAATCTCTTGAATATAATTTGATGCGAGTAGAGTTCATATTATATGAGGCTTACCggcttagagcatctccaactatttacacaaaatccaactcattttagtgtaaGTGTCacattaaatatgattttactccaaccatttatacGGGATTTATATGTCTTAgaatttatatcattatacGGGATAGCATTTATTTAGTTACATTGGAGTCCGTATAAATAAGCATCCTTGTAGCATGAGGCCTTGCTCCAAGCAAACGGTTCATTCACCATTGACCTAAATTTCTATGAAATAGTATGGAATGCCTTTCTCTAAGAATGTACGGTATTAATCAACAGTATTGGATATAGAAATTATATTACTTACATGTATGTGATGAGCAACTAATTCTCGTCCAATAATTTCGATTTCTTCTTATGAAGCCAGATGCCAAACATAAGTAAAAACTCGCTATATAACTAATGACAGTAAGCTACTTTTTTGAACTCTATTTATCTCAGTATGAGAGAATTAACATTTAGTGATATCCCAAAGGAGCTGGTGCCTCCCTCAACTCCTTCCCCTGATGATGAATATCCTGCGTAATAAAATGGAGTTTGTTACCGCGGTACTCTCATGGTTTCATAGTAGATAATGTTAAAGATATATAGTTTTGAAACTCACGGAAGCAAAATGGTTGACGTCACGGTGGTGAGCTTCATCAGCGCGGATGACAGTGATAACATCCTTGAGCGTTGCATTTTTGGGAAGTCTCCAGTAATCAATTGCAATGGCAGGTGCTGCAACATTCTCTATTGCACCACTCTCGATATCCTTCAAGTACTCGGTGTACGAATGTATGGCCTCTTCCTCTAGATAACCCACAATCCTGTGGGCCATTTTAGGTGACATTAAGTAGATTATGAAGAATCCATTGAAGAAGACGCCCTGAACAGTGAGGACCAGCAGCCGCTCGTACCACTTGGGCTTCACAAGTTCCACCATCGTCATCAGGTGCATCCTCTCATTCTCGGCTTCCTCAAGCAATGCTTTGATCC harbors:
- the LOC125220709 gene encoding putative pumilio homolog 7, chloroplastic, whose protein sequence is MKDADELDMLLGEIPHATAPFNLQEMLHNVTNHHNNLVDHGYGHASCVTSLHNNTINTPLGNDESSPVSAFSGYSSSLSHSDIGSLSPPQFDDFNISGGGFCVDLKKGNEGSLVDCFNLYRNFGRMCVRDELEGASAPPYRVQYRDQSPNGSSRSFDKYGASDNYRTSFNVSVPRKGVSFEGEAASGMVEMPYDQRMANLLGSRCSPSQSDRMFSWSDFGSIASGPQFHRHNGLANNSFPMGFVVPNASPSLDNPLVGNSLLHPSQSRKTVIQASDSFYPSNMAHMAQLSPRYNEESLIHYQHTPPNGRNKVPLHVIVPRGSVEPFGREDSLIIQGEGVNYEITRHAHLGEHNTKSFHHGIGAWKTHERRSQLDDHLHTAAMQNGCQSPKMHFPFSRPTKFSSLAEAQGYIYHIAKDQQGCRFLQRMFDDGTSVDVQIIFDEIIDHAVELMMNPFGNYLMQKLLEVCNEEQRMHILFRVTEEPGELVRISLNTHGTRVVQKLIETLKTKQQISLVISALESGFLALIKDLNGNHVIQRCLQCFPGEDSKFIFVAAAKYCVDIATHQHGCCVLQRCISHSTGEHQENLVAEISANGLLLAEDAFGNYVIQFILELKIPSATSKLTSQFEGNYVHLSSQKFSSHVVEKCLLVCNEETRTNIIHELLSAPYFDQLLQDPHANYVVQRALRVSEGPLHNSLVDAIESYKTVSRNSPYSKRIFSQKLLRR